The DNA window TTCGCGTACAGCGGATGAAGAAGCATCAGAAAGAAGTGTGTGAAGATCAGCTGGCCCAGGTAGCTCTGAAggaggaactgaaaaagcaagaggaggaggaggagcagatgtTTGCAGAGCTTTGCAAAGAGGAGAGTTTGGCGAGGGAAAAACGAGAGGCCACGGAGATGCAGAAATCAGCAGAACAGAAGAGGGAAATCCTGAAGGTGCTCGGTGCCCAGGTAGCGCTGCTCAGCGCtcacagagaggaggagaagcggCTGAAGGAAGAAGAAGCTCGATTGCTGGTAATTTCCATCTCATTCTCAATTCAGGCTTCTATACAAAGCCTTCCTAATGATGGGCTTACAAGACATTTAGATTAATCCATCCCTTATGTGTATCTTCACTGATTCCATTAGTACCCGAGACTGTCCTATTATGCTAAGCCTCTTTTCCAGAGCTCTGGCAAATGCATTCCTGTTTACAGAGGGAAATACATCTTAGGAAACTTAGCATTGTAAAGGATTTCGGCGTTCAAAGCCTCTCGGAGCCTTTGTGGGAAACGTAAATGTTTTTAAGCTTTTGCCAGACATCGTTGCAATTTTCTGATTTCTCCTTTTCTAGGTAGAGTGCCTTGTGTCCCAGCTGTGATGTGTAACACCACAAATATAGGAGAGATGCTCAAGAGCCCCTctgttgtgaggacaggctgagagagttgggggggttcagcctggagaagagaaggctccggggagaccttagagccccttccagtccctcaaggggctccaggaaagctggggagggactcttgatcagggaggggagccataggatgagggggaatggttttaaacagaaagaggggagattgagatgagatgtggggaagaacttctttgctgtgagggtggtgagaccctggcccaggttgcccagagaagctgtggctgccccgtccctggaggggttcaaggccaggttggacgggtcttagagcatcctggtctggtgggaggtgtcccggcccagggcagggggttgaaacggggtgatctttaaggtgccttccaacctgaaccattctatgattctgtgatctcaaaTGATACGTAGGTCACGTAGGCACCAAAGGCAAGAGCCTGAGCCCAACTGCAGCTCCCAAACGACTCCTCTTAGCCCTTTCTCCCACCGCTTTTTCCCAGCTCCaaggctcagagcacaggcagccaAACCCCTGCGGGGAGCTTGCAGAGCCTGTTGGTGCACTCAGGACCCTGACACATACATGATGAGACACATTTATATGAAAAGTCCTAACTGCTTATGCCCCAGATGACTTAATTTCAGAATCTacatccattatttttatttttttttaacaaattagcAAGCAGTGCCTAAGTGCTGTCACCTCTTAGTGCTGGCTGCTGTTGCGCTTCACATCATGGGAGGCATTTGACTGCCTTGGCCCTACtgtttcagagaatcacagaatgatttgggttggaagggaccttaaagatcacccagttccaaccccctgccatgggcagggacacctcccaccagaccaggttgctcaaagacccttccaacctggccttgaacccctccagggatggggcagccacagcttctctgggcaacctgggccaggctctcaccaccctcacagcaaagaagttctttcccagatctcacctcaatctcccctctttcagtgtcaaacccttccccctcgtcctgtggctcccctccctgatccagagtcccttcccagctttcctggagcctctttagggactggaaggggctctgaggtctccccggagccttctcttctccaggctgaacccccccccaactctctcagcctgtcctcacagcagaggggccccagccctcccagcatctccgtggcctcctctggccccgctccaacaggtccgtgtccttctgctgttggtggccccagagctggaggcagcactggagggggtgtctccccagagcggagcagaggggtagaatccccccgtcaccctgctggccacgctgttggggatgcagcccaggatgcgggtggctttctgggctgccagcgcacattgctggccactaccctctttttttccccctctccctggcGCAGGCTCGCTGTAGTTGTGCTGGCTTTAGCGAGACTTGCTCTTTCGCAGTATTCTGCGTTGACTTTGTGAGTTACGGGAGACTATTTAGTTCAGGCTCGGTCATTTTGCAGCTATTTACACCTAGGGATTGAACGATCGCTCAGGGTACTCTTCTAGCCACTAGAAGCTGATGTTGGCAAGGCATATACTccccaactttttaaaaataatgacagtAATTAATCTTAAGCTCTGAAAATCTTGGCTGTAAAACAGTAGAGTCCTTATTCCTAGCTAGACTGGAATGTTTCACGTatgtaaaaacatgcaaaatgaaattattttcttgtaacaACTTTTAAGGCACTGCCAAAGCTCCCGGGCAAAGAACCCTTCTATTTaactggcctttaaaaaaaaaaaacccaaaaagctatTAGAATAGAAGACTTTGTAGCTTCACCTGAAGACATCTGCCTTGGGCTCTGGCAAGGAGATACATTTCTGGTGGTTTAGTCTctgagaaaaagctttctttaaagtGTCCATAAAGGAGAGTTTCTGTCTCGAAAATGGGACGTAATCCTTTTTCAGCAGAAGAGGGAGGTGACAGATGGCCTGGTTACAAGAGTTGGTACCTCTAACCATCAGGGGTTTCATCTGGGTGAAGGACACCCCACGGCCAGCAAAGTGTCTCTGTGTAATGGTTTCTTCTGGTCGCTGCAGTGGAAATAGATGCAGATGGACGGTCGGTAACGATTTCTTTGTAGGTTTGCGACGTTGCGTTACCCCATCGTATAAAGTTTCATAGAATAAGCACCGCGGATCCCATCCTTGGCAGCTCTAATACAACTTTACGACGTCAGAATTCAGCCTAAGACACGTGCCAACTTGCCCAGTAGCCTGCTAAATATTTCCactttctctctatttttactGTTCATAAGGTTTTTTGGATTATTTATTCTGCGGCTTAAATTAAATACACTGAGTTTCAAAGCTGTTTAACCAGTTTCAGAAAGTGAATTTGACCATTCAGACAGATAACGAAGTCATCTTCAGGTTTGAAAGACCGCAAGAATCAGCGGGTGAACTTACCTCTCTAGAAGATTAGACACGTTGTTTATGGCAAACCTGCTGATGCATGTCAGAATATTTATTCTAACCTTACAATAACATTACACGTtacaaaaaaagccatttaataTAAACGCAGGTTAAGAAAAACTGTACTTTCAAGACCACTGAGACAGCTTCTGAGATCTGTAGACAAGTTAATGAGAGCCACACACTGTTTTACGACTATGAGCACTGTTGTGCTTGTAAACTTATCCAAATACAGGATACCCAGGAATTACTCTAAATAACTTAATTGACGctattttgggatatttttttttggctaaataaTCTTGAATATACATCCACCTGTTCGATCTTGAatatatatttgctatttttcattgtttctatCCTAACAGCTCAGCTTTACTGtcagtttttctgttctttgcaaTATAACATGGAAAGGTTTGAAGCCATGGaaattcacagaatcccagaatgctatggggttggaagggacctctggagatcatctagtccaacccactgccaaagcaggtccacccagagcaggtcccacaggaacgtggccaggtggggttggaatgtctccagagaaggagactccaccacctccctgggcagcctcttccagggctctgccaccctcacaggaaagaagttcctcctcatgttgagatggaacttcttgtgttcaagtttgtgcccatttcctcttgtcctgtccctgggcaccactgaaaaaagcctggccccatcctcctgacacccacccttgaagtatttataggccttgatcagatcccccctcaggcttctcttctccaggctaaacagccccaagtccctcagcctttcttcatcagagagatgctccaggcccctcatcatctttgtagccctctgctgtcccctctccagcagttccctgtccttcttgaactggggagccaagaagtggacccagtgctccagctggggcctccccagggcagagcagagggggaggatgacctccctccacctgctggtcacactcttcctgatgccccccaggatgcccttggccttcttggccaccagggcacattgctggctcatggtcatcctgttgtccaccaggactcccaggtgtttttcctcagagctgctctccagcaggtcacccccaccctgtcctggtgcagggggtgattcctctccaggtgcagcaccctacacttgcccttgttgaactgaATAAAATTCAGTAACTGCCCATCAGAATATTAGGATCCAATTAATTACTTTGTGCAACGTTACGTCCACTCGAGATGCAGCGCTCTTGTTACGGCTGCAGGTAAAGACTTGGTTATAGATCATATGTACTGAAATGATGTTGATTTCTCTAAAGTGATAACTCTTTCTATCTGCTTGAAATATTTGGAGAACATCAAGCGTTCCGGTGTTTGGGTATTGAAGTGCGTGTgataattaaagaggaaaaatcccGAGTTCTAATGAATGATACGTTAAAACGTTCATGCTTTAACAGGTCTACTGGATGTCGCTAATTGTCTCATGTCAGCAAGAAAAGCTTTACAtatttatctttgcttttcagtgttcCAATTAAACTAATTCTAGCCATCGCTTAATTTGACGTGATGTGATGATTTTAAGAGCCGGCTATTTTTACCGTTCGTaggaagaacagcagcaacagcttAAGAAAGAAAACGAGCAACTTCAGATGGAGAAACTACGGAAGCAGAAGGAACGCAGGGATATGTTGCTCGGCGCAGTTCAGGACAAGCAGAAGCGTCTTAACGAAGAAAAACAAGATGAACTCGCTCTGGACATGAAGATCTTGGAAAAATCTCTTCAGGATCCTCAGGAGGACAccgaggagaaaaagaaaagaaaagtaagggCTAGAGGTGCTAATTGTGAAGTCGTGGGGTAATATCTCATCTAGACTAATTTTCTGGCGCTTAGTAAATGACACAGTATAAATGAGGTCAGACACAAGCCCTTTTCCCTCAACAAGTTGATTCTTTTGAATATCTTTTTGTTTCACGGACctgatttatttaatatttgtaactgcagaggagaggaaataTTTCACTTATTCTAATTAAGACTAAGAACCAGTTTTAAATCTTTAATAGCTGGATCTATAGATGCAAAACCTCACCTTAAATATCTTGGAGATGCCATGAAACATCTGTCTGTCGCTTTTTTTCATCTCATTCACTCACATCTGCAAATGTCTGTGTGTTTGCAGCAAGAGCTGCTGAAGGAGCAACAGACTTACCTGGCACACCTGGCTcaacagctggaggaggagaaacagcGAGAAAAAGAAGCGGACAAGCTCATCGATGAAGAGGTCGCGAAGGTTTGGGCCAAGAAGGCTGAGCAGATGCGATTAGAAAAGcaggctagaaagcagctgctgAAAGACGTCCTGGATACGAGACAACTGCAGGTGGAGGAGAAGGGTAAGTAGTAACAGCTCGCTCTCTGTGCATCCAACCCACTGTATGAATGCCAGTCTTGAcaaaggctgagggacatgggtcttcttattctggagaagagaagcctgaggggggatctgatcaaggcctataaatacttcaagggtgggtgtcaggaggatggggccaggcttttttcagtggtgcccagggacaggacaagaggaaacgggcacaaacttgaccataagaagttccacctaaacatgaggaggaacttcttcactttgagggtggcagagccctggaagaggctgcccagagaggtggtggagtctcctcctctggagacattccaaccccacctggacaagttcctgtgggacctgctttgggtggacctgctctggcagggggttggactagatgatctccagaggtccctcccaaccccacagcattctgtgattcattctgtgaaaGGTGGAGGGAGCCAACACACTGCATTTGGGATGTTCGTCTGGCCCCACATGCACTGGTGTGGACAACAACGCCACCATCTCTGAACCTGCTTCTCAAACTTCCCTCCTACAGGCATTCCTTACGCTAATTTCCCATTGCTGTCAGCAGAGCGAAGCCTAGTGAAGTAAGGATTGCATCACCAAGCaatcattattattaattatattattatgATGATGAAGTTCTGAACGTGAAATCTTGCCTATTCTGATTGGATGAAAAACAAATAAGCTGAGAATACACTAGCCGTTGTTTTGTGAGTCTCTTCAGACTCACAAACAAGACTCAACTCACAGAACAAAGCTCAGGCTTGCTAATTAGATCACTTGGCTTGAATACAATCCCTTCAAGCTTAGCAGTGCTGTTATCTTCTGAGatgtgttttcatagaatcatagacttgtccaggttggaagggacctttaagatcatctagtccaaccatcaacctaactgtgataaaaaaaaaccatcactaaaccatgtctctaagcgctacgtcaacccggcttttaaatacctccagggatggtgactccaccactgccctggacagtctggtccaatgcttgacaaccctttcagtgaagaaatttttcctcatattcatcctaaacctcccctggcgcaacctgaggctggtttggtttggttttggttttttttttttttgtttcagcgcAGAGAAATGCGAAGGAGCAGGAAGTACTCGCTCAAGAGAGGAAGTTATTAGCTGAAGCAATCACAGAACTCAAGCGCGTAGAAGACGAAAAATATGcgaggtatttttctttcatgccatCGGTTCGTTTCGTATCAATCTTCTAAACTTGTGAGGAGGCCAATTCTCATTTTTAGGTAACTCTTAAGAGCACTGGGTGGGTTGTCTTCCGTTCAGAGCTCCGAACTGCTCGATAGCAGCCCTGTTATACTGCAATGAGTATTAAATCACTAATTCTGATTTCATCATCCAAATAATGgtgtttcattattttatatatatctccTTGTTTTGGTCTTTTTGGACCATCGTGCGACTTCCATCCATCATGTTAATTAAATACATGCTCTGAGCTGTTATTAGGAGTGGTAGAAGTTTGGGGAGGAGAGTTAATGACAGGGTAGTTCGTTATTTATCCGGGAGAATGAGTGCGTTCAGGCTTATTGCTAAACCCCACCCACACGTAGCCCTTAAACAATCATATACTCTGCTGCCGAAATACCAGACCGCACCGGGTTCTCCTTACCTTTCAGTTCCTCAGGGTGAGAACAACTTACATGCAGTAGCCGAAACGTTCCTCTGGGTGTCACGCAAAGCCTTGGGCAAAGGGCCTCCATTTCCCTTTACTCCtgccctttctcctctcttctccgtGGGAGGTAACTCTTTCCAGAGCCGATATCTGTTGTGTTCTCTGCTGGTTTCGTTGGTAACGATCACCCGGCTGCGGGCAGAAATCTCACCCTTTGAAGGAAAGGTGCTGGGCTTCGTTACGGATACGCTTCAGGTAGCAAAGATGACAATTCAGCGGCGTCATTAAGTGTTCGTGGTTTAACTGCGTGGCGTTAGCGCAAAAGTCTTGACTAGACCATCGGCACTTTTGAGTCTCAGTGTGTCTCCTGCTCCAGAAGTGCCCGAACACGCAGGTAGATTTTCACCGCTTCTCCAGAGGGCAGTGAAATTAATAGATGAGTCTCGAGGTAGGATGGAAGAATGATTTCTCCTGGCGGTGTTTCCTAGAATCTCAGTACGATGCTGCGGCAGGAGCCTGTGCCATCAGCGGTAACTTGTTATCTTCGGAATGAGGGAGCGGAGATGGTGGTGAAGGATGGattcctggggggcatcaggaagagtgtggccagcaggtggagggaggtcatcctccccctctgctctgccctggggaggccacagctggagcactgggtccagttctgggctccccagttcaagaaggacagggaactgctggagaggggaaagcaaagggctacaaagatgatgaggggcgtggagcatctctctgatgaggagaagctgagggacttgggtcttttgagtctggagaagagaagcctgaggggggatctgatcaaggcctataaatacttcaagggtgggtgtcaggaggatggggccagtcttttttcagtggtgcccagggacaggacaagaggaaatgggcacaaacttgaccataagaagttccatctaaacatgaggaggaacttctttcctttgagggtgtcagagccctagaagaggcttcccagagaggtggtggagtctccttctctggagacattccaaccccacctggacacgttcctgtgggacctgctctgggtggccctgctttggcagggggttggactagatgatctccagagttcccttccaaccccatagcattctgggattctgtgaaggCAGCTGCAGCAATCGATCTGAGCTGGGAATGGGCTGAGACCTGACTTTCTCATTCTCCGTCCTCTCACCATCACCTAAAAGGAGTTTTGAACAGTTTTTTAGTCTAAGGTTGAACGCCAacaggttaaataaaaaaaagctgtttatttttttactgaatttcataAGTAAACTATTTCTATgtcatttccagaaaaataaaagaagccaaAGAATACCAAGAGCAACTCCGGGCTCAAATCGCCTCTCAACAACAGGCCCGTGAcgctgaggaagaagagaagcagcaagaaTACGCATCGGGTCTAGCAGCAGAGCGAGCTTACCAAGAAAGGGTACGGGCCATTCTGTCTCGTGAGAAACCAGCAAAAATCCACCCTTTTAGAAGAGAACTAATGTCTAACTTTCAAGAAGATAATttacaatgatttatttttttttttaagctcgcttgcttgccttaaaaaaatgttttctaaggGTGTTTATAACTGACTGGAGTTAGTGGGCTCCTCTCTGCTGTGATGCTCAAAATATTTAACTGGGAAATGTAAGAAACACGGTATTTTTCAAGGTTATTTTTTATCGCTGTTGGATTTTCTGTGACAAAATGACCGATCCAAATCAAAACGTGTGACATTTTAATCCAAGAATACTGTGTGTTCTCTGCAATAAATGTGAAGGATATGTCGGcattctttaaaatcttttattaaaaatgcctttgaaactggaaatatttgcaaaacctttttctttttgtatttccaCAAAAAGTACCAGATGattcatcttcattttccttcttaaatataAAACTCCGAATCTATTTTACTATAGGCTTAGATGGTAAAGAGCTGATATTTCTTTGCATGTATTCTGGTTGCTATTGTATGATCTGTGGGATATGAGAGTCCCAAAACAAGACTGAGACCTCTGCTCGGACAGATTTAGTTGTtcaggcatttggaaatgctttcctttctttctcacatTTTTCCATTTGAGCCTTTGCTCCTTCTTACCTGCAgatgtttctctttcctccttcagctTCTACCATctttcctccagcccctgcttttCCACCCTTTTCTTCTCCAACTTCCATCTCTCCAACCTTCTCCTTTCAGTGTCAACTCCCAAGACTCGTGTGTTTTTGTTGTGTGGGAGCGTGAAGGGTCACGCAGAGAAGCTGGTAAATGGTTGGGATGGGAACCCGGGAGCCCCAGCTCCCAGACCTCTTGGAATGATTCGTGAATAAACCGCCTGCGCAGTCACCTCATCTTCTTGGTTTAAAGCAGACACCAAGTTGTGATTTTAGCAGAGCAAGTTAATTAATTATGGGTGTAAATGGTGGAAGAACTTGGCCCTAAGTTATTGCCTTGCTAAGGAGGACAGCATCGAGCGTGGGTTGGGTTTTTATCCTTGCTTACGGATAAAACTCCTCTGAGAGCAGCTTCCTCAGACAGCAGACGAAAGAGGGACAAATTCACACCATCCAGACAAGCGACCGGACCCAGCACAGCGGAGCCTCTTCACGTCTTGTTCCTTCCATCCCTTGTATCCAAACAGGATCAGTCTCCCAAAGGCATCgagaaaggaaatgtttataAATGTGAAAACATTGCGAACCAGGAAAGGTGGGTTGTTACTTGGGACGTCAAGCCCTTGCAGTGCTTTTTAGCAGCCACCTCCAAAGCCACACGGAGGATTTCGGAGCCGCTCCTTCTATTTTCCAGGTGGGAAAGGCCATCCTGGAGAGTGGAAATAGTTTCATCAGTCCAGAGAGCTCAGGTAGTCAGAGGTCTCTGCTCTTGCCGCCAATTTGAATGATTAAGAGATTAATTTCCTGGTCTGCCACAGATTCCCGGTGTGGCCCTGCGCGAacaatgtagatttttttttttttctttactactgTGACCCCTCTTTGAAAAATGAACGTAACAGCACATTCAGAATTCCAGGATTAATTAAAGTGTGTTATTAAAGGCTGTGACACTGTCATTGGGTGCACCCAATGCGAGAGAGAAAAAGCACTATGTCGGTGAGCTCAGTGATTTTGAGCCACCCAGAACcgtaataaatcttttttttttaataaaataataactcgGAAGAGGTGGTCATCAAGCATTTATAAAGCGTCCGAGCTCCTGCTCCTGGAGGCAAAATTCCTCTGCAACGAACACGAAGTctgcacaaaaataaaagatgagaCTGGAAGAGGTTTGccttcagcagaaataaatatcCCACGGGATAACGGGCAACAAAACTCTTCCGAGAGAAAACTTGTGGTCGATGAACGCGTTGCTGGGGCTGGTCCCTTTGCTGCTGAACGCTTTGGAGACTTCAGGTTGGTCTAGAAGAAGGGATAAGGCTCACAGCAGGCTGAGCGGGCCAGCAGGCTCCTTTACAAGCATCCTTTCCGTTATTTTCTGTCTCAAGACTGAAAAGTATCCCTAATTGTGGTATTTCCTGAGTGTTTGAAGGATCCTGGAGCCAACCGAGAGCGCGGGGACACCGCTGAGAAGCAGAGCGGCCTGGTCCTCGGCCGGGTGACCTCCCCCTGCCTGGAGATAAAACCACTGGGATATAAAAACCAGGCAGATCCAGCCTCTTCATTTATACAGGATACTACAGCTTTGCAAAATATactttcctgtattatttttattacctttctCACATTGGCAGAGGTGTAGAGCGCGTTGGTGACctgcctgtggcagagctggtgtGTCCCTATCACATCTTCCCAGACCCGCTCCCAGCTTCGAACCCCCGGCGCTTGTCAAGGCTTTAAGGCTTTTCTGCACCCACCCATCTGCTCGTAAGGGCTTTTAACGCCGACTCCAGGACTTTCCCCGGCAACGCTTTTGGCTGCGCACGAGGCGTTGAGCTGGGGAGCGGTTCCTGGTGGATTGTGGCACGGTGCTGGCTTGGTCCCCACGCCCTGTGGGGGGACTAGGCCTCGGGGGCTGAAGCTACGTCCAACTTTGGGCAGAATCGGTTTTATTTATACGAAATTCCTTCTTTGTTAATTATTCGTTGCTTTA is part of the Numenius arquata chromosome W, bNumArq3.hap1.1, whole genome shotgun sequence genome and encodes:
- the LOC141476689 gene encoding cilia- and flagella-associated protein 53-like is translated as MEAQRWREVTGPFPLSLAVKAKPLKEQSSENFVFIRRQKEKELLEHVDLLKLYNQFRHVARWHERNEEKWLHGAVRRKVDATMREYLAGTDERRERLRELLEAEESRYLTEMEALEETVPEKQTKMRKRVKLLREKREKEREQLVAEKREQQFREQCEEFRVQRMKKHQKEVCEDQLAQVALKEELKKQEEEEEQMFAELCKEESLAREKREATEMQKSAEQKREILKVLGAQVALLSAHREEEKRLKEEEARLLEEQQQQLKKENEQLQMEKLRKQKERRDMLLGAVQDKQKRLNEEKQDELALDMKILEKSLQDPQEDTEEKKKRKQELLKEQQTYLAHLAQQLEEEKQREKEADKLIDEEVAKVWAKKAEQMRLEKQARKQLLKDVLDTRQLQVEEKAQRNAKEQEVLAQERKLLAEAITELKRVEDEKYARKIKEAKEYQEQLRAQIASQQQARDAEEEEKQQEYASGLAAERAYQERVRAILSREKPAKIHPFRRELMSNFQEDNLQ